CACCCTGTTCGCCATGGCCCAGGCGTTCCTCGTCGCACCGGGCAGCTGACTGGATCACAGCCGGGCTTGGGCGGGGGGTACACCAGTCCCGGCATCCCGTTAGCGTCGAGACGATGGGCGCGCCGACGAGCCACGACCACCACGACGACCGCCTCCCGCCGCCGGTGACGGTGGAGGTCGGGGACGGGCTCTTCGCCTACGTGCAGCCCGACGGCAGCTGGTGGATCAACAACACCGGCTTCCTCGTGGGCTCCGACGGCGTGGTGGCCGTCGACACCTGCTCCACCGAGCGGCGGACGCGCGCCTTCCTCGGGGCGGTGTCGGAGGTGACCACCGCGCCCATCCGCACGCTGGTCAACACCCACCACCACGGCGACCACACCAACGGCAACTGCCTGCTGCCCGAGGCGACGATCCTCGCCCACCACCAGTGCCGCGAGGGCGTGCGGGCCACGCCCATCGGCGGCCTCGAGGCCGTCTTCGGCGAGGTCGGGTGGGGCGACCTCACCCCCAACCCGCCGTTCGTGACGTTCGACGACCGCCTCGACGTGCACGTCGACGACACCCGCCTCGAGCTGCACCACATCGGCACGCCCGCCCACACCACCGGCGATGTGGTGGCGTGG
Above is a genomic segment from Acidimicrobiales bacterium containing:
- a CDS encoding MBL fold metallo-hydrolase, which gives rise to MGAPTSHDHHDDRLPPPVTVEVGDGLFAYVQPDGSWWINNTGFLVGSDGVVAVDTCSTERRTRAFLGAVSEVTTAPIRTLVNTHHHGDHTNGNCLLPEATILAHHQCREGVRATPIGGLEAVFGEVGWGDLTPNPPFVTFDDRLDVHVDDTRLELHHIGTPAHTTGDVVAWVPEQSVLYAGDLVFNGATPFVVMGSVAGSLQAVERVRAFGAHTIVPGHGGVCGPEVLDRIAGYLRFVQELAADAKEAGEGPLDAARQADLGEYAELLDSERIVGNLHRAYAELDGAEPGAPIDVLAAFGDMIVYNGGKPLRCLA